In Bombus huntii isolate Logan2020A chromosome 3, iyBomHunt1.1, whole genome shotgun sequence, a single genomic region encodes these proteins:
- the LOC126864297 gene encoding transmembrane protein 184B isoform X1 — protein MSSTVTTEPSTSLGDMMSTTAIPEKAAPIFLQTRAAQGIAGAFVWVALFITCQQIYQHLRWYTNPTEQRWIVRILFIVPIYATYSWVSLLFFNSESYYVYFFTVRDCYEAFVIYNFLSLCYEYLGGEGNIMSEIRGKPIRSNCLYGTCCLVGKTYTIGFLRFCKQATLQFCLVKPVMAFVIIFLQAFGHYRDGDWSPDGGYIYITIIYNISVSLALYGLFLFYFATRDLLTPFEPVLKFCTVKSVIFLSFWQGVLLAILEKANVISPISLDQSTSAGTVSAGYQNFLICIEMLFAAIALRYAFPYQVYSAGCVTDSRGRSVTMQSISSSLKETMNPKDIMTDAIHNFHPQYQQYTQYSSGAPKGQRGMRISSFDPDDPQNMPIPPPQRRHTSHQRVATISQNYNEKTMLLSSDDEFQ, from the exons ATGAGTAGTACGGTGACAACGGAACCATCTACATCTCTTGGCGATATGATGTCTACAACTGCAATTCCTGAGAAAGCAGCTCCAATATTCTTACAAACACGAGCAGCTCAAGGTATTGCTGGTGCATTTGTTTGGGTTGCATTATTCATAACTTGTCAACAG ATCTACCAGCATTTAAGGTGGTATACTAATCCAACAGAACAAAGATGGATAGTGAGAATTCTGTTTATAGTTCCAATTTATGCAACATATTCTTGGGTGTCTCTACTATTTTTCAACAGTGAAAGTTATTATGTTTACTTTTTTACTGTACGGGACTGTTATGAAGCATTTGTTATATATAACTTCTTGTCTCTATGCTACGAGTACCTGGGTGGTGAAGGAAATATTATGTCTGAAATACGTGGCAAACCTATTCGTTCTAATTGTTTATATGGAACATGCTGTTTGGTTGGAAAAACATATACAATTGGTTTTCTTAGATTTTGCAAACAAGCTACTTTGCAATTTTGCTTGGTAAAACCAGTAATGGCATTTGTCATTATATTCCTTCAAGCATTTGGTCATTATAGAGATGGAGATTGGTCTCCAGATGGAggctatatttatataactataatttataatatcagTGTATCTCTCGCACTTTATGgactttttctcttttattttgctaCAAGAGACCTGTTAACACCATTTGAACCTGTCTTAAAATTTTGTACTGTTAAAAGTGTTATCTTCCTCTCATTTTGGCAAG GGGTGTTATTGGCTATTCTTGAAAAAGCAAATGTAATTTCTCCTATAAGTTTAGATCAATCAACTAGTGCTGGCACAGTTTCTGCTGGTTATCAAAACTTTTTGATTTGCATTGAAATGTTATTTGCTGCTATAGCTTTACGTTATGCGTTTCCATATCAAGTGTATTCAGCTGGTTGTGTTACGGATTCAAGAGGAAGAAGTGTAACGATGCAAAGTATCAGTAGCAGTTTAAAA GAAACCATGAATCCAAAAGATATAATGACTGATGCCATCCACAACTTCCATCCACAGTATCAACAATACACGCAATATAGTTCtg GAGCTCCTAAAGGACAACGTGGTATGCGGATATCCAGCTTCGATCCAGATGATCCACAGAATATGCCAATACCACCGCCTCAAAGACGGCATACTTCTCATCAACGTGTTGCTACAATCTCTCAAAATTATAATGAGAAAACAATGCTATTGAGCAGTGATGATGAGTTCCAGTAG
- the LOC126864297 gene encoding transmembrane protein 184B isoform X2 codes for MSSTVTTEPSTSLGDMMSTTAIPEKAAPIFLQTRAAQGIAGAFVWVALFITCQQIYQHLRWYTNPTEQRWIVRILFIVPIYATYSWVSLLFFNSESYYVYFFTVRDCYEAFVIYNFLSLCYEYLGGEGNIMSEIRGKPIRSNCLYGTCCLVGKTYTIGFLRFCKQATLQFCLVKPVMAFVIIFLQAFGHYRDGDWSPDGGYIYITIIYNISVSLALYGLFLFYFATRDLLTPFEPVLKFCTVKSVIFLSFWQGVLLAILEKANVISPISLDQSTSAGTVSAGYQNFLICIEMLFAAIALRYAFPYQVYSAGCVTDSRGRSVTMQSISSSLKETMNPKDIMTDAIHNFHPQYQQYTQYSSDVNTNLPYEKL; via the exons ATGAGTAGTACGGTGACAACGGAACCATCTACATCTCTTGGCGATATGATGTCTACAACTGCAATTCCTGAGAAAGCAGCTCCAATATTCTTACAAACACGAGCAGCTCAAGGTATTGCTGGTGCATTTGTTTGGGTTGCATTATTCATAACTTGTCAACAG ATCTACCAGCATTTAAGGTGGTATACTAATCCAACAGAACAAAGATGGATAGTGAGAATTCTGTTTATAGTTCCAATTTATGCAACATATTCTTGGGTGTCTCTACTATTTTTCAACAGTGAAAGTTATTATGTTTACTTTTTTACTGTACGGGACTGTTATGAAGCATTTGTTATATATAACTTCTTGTCTCTATGCTACGAGTACCTGGGTGGTGAAGGAAATATTATGTCTGAAATACGTGGCAAACCTATTCGTTCTAATTGTTTATATGGAACATGCTGTTTGGTTGGAAAAACATATACAATTGGTTTTCTTAGATTTTGCAAACAAGCTACTTTGCAATTTTGCTTGGTAAAACCAGTAATGGCATTTGTCATTATATTCCTTCAAGCATTTGGTCATTATAGAGATGGAGATTGGTCTCCAGATGGAggctatatttatataactataatttataatatcagTGTATCTCTCGCACTTTATGgactttttctcttttattttgctaCAAGAGACCTGTTAACACCATTTGAACCTGTCTTAAAATTTTGTACTGTTAAAAGTGTTATCTTCCTCTCATTTTGGCAAG GGGTGTTATTGGCTATTCTTGAAAAAGCAAATGTAATTTCTCCTATAAGTTTAGATCAATCAACTAGTGCTGGCACAGTTTCTGCTGGTTATCAAAACTTTTTGATTTGCATTGAAATGTTATTTGCTGCTATAGCTTTACGTTATGCGTTTCCATATCAAGTGTATTCAGCTGGTTGTGTTACGGATTCAAGAGGAAGAAGTGTAACGATGCAAAGTATCAGTAGCAGTTTAAAA GAAACCATGAATCCAAAAGATATAATGACTGATGCCATCCACAACTTCCATCCACAGTATCAACAATACACGCAATATAGTTCtg ACGTTAATACCAACTTGCCGTATGAAAAACTATGA
- the LOC126864317 gene encoding syntaxin-8: MALIYIEDNDPWLTEYDACEKLYREIMEQFTARNKHSKTLQAYASISANIRIRLKQYNREVQQLKNKVDDALKSKAITAEEAERRIRQIEILKSRDVQLQKLCDARTNNLVSSRANLLTSGTSAFADGGTTSWAADDDDDKPIDTQICVVDLMTQQDRILEEQNKGLEELCKVIARQKQIGQTISNEVDHQNEIIDNLSNHMDRTDESLITKTQHVQTINFKDRTCGYWIVIILLFICIVIVALLP, encoded by the exons ATGGCACTCATTTATATCGAAGACAACGATCCCTG GTTAACGGAATATGATGCCTGTGAGAAACTTTACAGAGAGATTATGGAACAATTTACAGCTCGCAATAAACATTCAAAAACTTTGCAAGCATATGCAAGTATATCTGCAAATATACGAATTCGTCTGAAACAGTATAATCGTGAAGTCCAACAACTTAAGAACAAAGTGGATGATGCTTTAAAATCTAAAGCTAT AACTGCTGAAGAAGCAGAAAGAAGAATACgtcaaattgaaatattgaagaGCAGGGATgtacaattacaaaaattgtGTGACGCACGTACAAATAATCTTGTATCTTCTCGTGCAAATTTACTTACATCAGGAACATCAGCTTTTGCAGATGGAGGCACAACCTCTTGGGCAGCTGATGACGACGATGATAAACCTATAGATACACAAATATGTGTTGTTGATCTTATGACTCAACAAGATAGGATTCTAGAAG AGCAAAATAAAGGCTTGGAAGAGTTATGTAAAGTCATTGCAAGGCAAAAACAAATTGGTCAAACCATTAGCAATGAAGTGGATCACCAAAATG aaATAATCGATAATTTATCCAATCATATGGATAGGACTGATGAATCATTAATTACCAAAACGCAGCATGTACaaacaattaatttcaaaGATCGTACATGTGGTTACTGGatagtaataattttactttttatttgtatcgtcATAGTTGCTTTACTTCCATAA